Below is a window of Maribacter dokdonensis DSW-8 DNA.
GTAATGTGAAATATGTTAGCAATGTAATTAGCTTTGATTTAAATAATATTGAACCGCTTAAAGAAGAACCATTTGTAAATGAACTTAGTAACTATAGGTCAGGGGTTAAGTATGAGTTGTCTTACACACAGTTTCCTAATTCAAGTAAAGAGTTTTATTCACGTACGTGGGAAGATGTAGTTGAAACAGTATATAAGAATCCAAGTTTTGGAGATGAATTGAGAAAGACTAATTATTTTAAAGAAGATTTAGATGCAATAATTAAAAATTTAACTGATGAACAAGAGAAAATAAATACAATATTTTCATTTGTGAAATCTAAAGTTAAATGGGATCAGAGTTATGGTAAGTATACTAGAAAAGGTGTTAAACAAGCATATCAGAAGGGGGTAGGAAATACAGCAGAGATTAATTTAATGTTAACAGCTATGTTAGATTATGCAAATCTAGAAGCTAATCCTGTATTAGTGAGTACAAGGTCTAACGGGATGCCGCTTTTTCCTACTAGAGAAGGTTATAATTATATAGTGAGTAGCGTTAGCATAAATGGAGGTATTATTTTGTTAGATGCTACAAGTCAAAATAGCTTGCCTGGTGTTTTGCCAATTAGGGCTTTAAATTGGGAAGGTCGCATGATGTCAAAAAATGGTAAGTCTACAATTATAAATCTTTACCCGACCAATAAGGGATCAATTCAAACTTTTCAAAATATTACTTTAAGTGGAAATGGAACGGCTGTAGGCAAAATTAGAAATGTTTACAAGGGACATCAAGCTCTGTCTTTTAGGGATGAATACGGTAAGGATAAACAAAAATCATATTTGAATCAGTTGGTAAATAACAATGATGGAATTGAAATAAACAATTTTGAAGTAAAGAATAACAATGAACTGGCTAAACTGCCCATAGAGTCTTTTGATTTTACTACGGAAAGTGAAATCGATGTAGTTTCAGATAAGATATATTTTTCACCATTGTTATTTTTAGCCACAAAAGAAAATCCTTTTAAACAAGAGAAAAGAGAATTTCCAATAGATTTTAGTTTTCCGTTTGAAAATATATCAACTACTATAATTAATCTACCAGAAGGATATAGGGTAGAATCTATTCCAGAAGCTATGGCAATAGCTTTGCCTAATGGTATGGGTAATTTTAGTTATGCGATTAATAATGTTGGCAATGTTTTACAATTAAAAGTATCGAAGAAAATTAATTATCCAGTTGTACCTGCGGAATTCTACCCTAGTCTAAAAGAATATTATAGTAAAATGGTAGGGAAATTAAATGAAAAGGTAGTATTAACTAAAATATAGATTAAAACAGCTTTTAAGATGCAATTAGAATAGGTCTAATTCTTATTAAGCGAACTTTTTATTAGAAAAATAAATCAATCTAAATGTATAAAATTATTTATTTATCACTCTTTGTTGTTACCATGATCTTTTCTGTTAACCAGATTTTAGCTCAAGAAAAACCAGAGTTTGGAACCATTTTAAAATCAGAAAGTGAATTTGCCTTTTATGAAAAAGATCCAGAGGCAACAGGTATCTATTTATCGGAATATGGTCACAATTTTTTTGATGTAAGAGATGATTACATTTGGCTAATTACCAAATACCATGCAAAAGTGAAGGTTTTAAATATGGAAGGCTTTAAAAATGCGGACATTGAAATACCTTTATATCATTCAAAAAAAAGTAAGGAAAAAATAGTAAATATTAGGGCCATTACTCATTATAATGGCATGCGTATTCCGGTCAAAGCTGAAGAATTTTATGAAGAAGTGGTAAATGAAAAATGGACCCAACTAAAATTTACTTTTCCAAATGTACAAGAAGGGGCAATACTGGAGTATGAATACGAAATGCAGTCACCTTTTCATTTTAATTTTCAGGGTTGGGAGTTTCAGACCGACATTCCTAAGTTATATTCTGAATTTTATGCGGAAATACCGGGTAATTGGCTGTATAACAGAAGTATAATAGGGTCTTTGAAACTTTCTGTGGATGAATCTAGAATAATAAGTTCTTGTTTTAAGTTTCCAGGATTGAAGCAAGATAGTGATTGTGAAGCGCTAAGATATGCCATGAAAGATATACCCGCCTTTAAGGATTCAGAAAAGTACATGCTTTCGGCAAATAATTACAGATCCAGAATTGAGTTTGAACTTTCTGAATATAAAAGTTTTTATGGGGGCACGGATAAATATACGAAAACATGGAAAGCGGTAGATAGGGAATTTAAAACAGATGGAGATTTAGGTGTTCAGCTTAAAAAGAAAAATTTTTTTTCAAAAAGTGTTGATCCGGGTCTTTTGACTCAGGGAGACGATTTGACCAGGGCTAAGAATATTTATGAGTTTGTCAAAAATCATTTTACATGGAATGAAGAGTATGGGGTATGGAATGACAATAAAGTGAAAAATGCTTTTGATCAGAAAAAGGGTAGTGCAGCTGAAATTAATATTTCATTGATCAATTTATTAAATGCTGCGGGTATAAATGTTAATATGATGTTATTGGCAACAAGAAACAAAGGGCTACCTAAGAAAACTCATCCGGTAATGACCGACTTCAATTATCTTGTAGCTAAAGTGGATATTGGTGAAAAATCTTATTTGTTAGACGCGACCAATAAGTACATGCCTTTTGGTATGTTACCTTATCATAGCTTAAATTATTATGGTCGTGTAATGGATTTTGATAATAATAGTTATTGGTACGATATTGTACCTGAAAAGTCAAATGCCGTCATGTTGCGTGCTCAAATGACAATCAATGCAAGCGAAAAAAAATTAACTGGAGTATTTGACCTTATAAATACAGGATATAAAAAAGTTGTTCAAGATGAAGTGTTGTCAACAACAAAAGAAGATAGTTATATTGAAAGATTAGAAGAAGAAATTTCAGATGATTTTCATATCATGTCTCATGAAAAACAACTTAAATATTCTGATGAAAAGAAGTTGACAGAAAGATTCAATTTTGAAATGGAAAACTTGTTTCAAGGGGATAATATTTACTTAAATCCCTTTGTGATTAAATTTTTTGATAACAATCCGTTTACAGCTTCGGAAAGAAATTATCCGGTTGATTTTGGTTATCCAATGAAATATCAGTACGTTTTAAATGTTAAAATACCGGATGGGTATAATGTAAAGTCGATACCTGAAAATAAGAATTTTTCCTTACCAGATAATGGTGGCGTATTGAAACTAAATGTATCAGATAATAAAAGTGATACCCTTAATTTATTTTTTACTTTTGATTTGAATTCTGCTCATTATAGTAATGCATACTATGCAGGTTTGAAACAATTTTTTAATGAAGCGGTAAAAAGCCAAAGTCAATCTTTAATTGTTTTTGAAAAAATTTAGAATTAATATGAACATTGAAAGCGCACAAAAAGCAGTTGATGACTGGATCAAGGAGCACGGAGTTCGCTACTTTAACGAATTAACCAATATGGCACAGCTTACCGAAGAAGTGGGCGAGGTGGCTAGAATTATCGCTAGACGCTATGGAGAGCAAAGCGAAAAAGAGTCTGATAAGAACAAAGATCTGGGCGAAGAATTGGCAGATGTAATGTTCGTAGTGTTGTGTTTGGCCAATCAAACGGGTGTTGATTTGCAACAAGCTTTTGATAAAAAGTTAGATTTAAAAACAAAGCGAGATCATGACCGTCATCACAACAATAAAAAGTTGAAATAGGCTTATATTTGTTGTTCTATTTTTAAAAAGATACGCATTGAAACTTCACTTGACAGGTCCGTCCAATACCACGCTTAATGATACGATTACCATAACAGGTTCAAAGAGTGAATCTAACCGTAGTTTATTATTGGCTGCATTGTTTTCTGATATAACCATTGAGAACATTTCCAATTCAGATGATGCCCAGGTAATGGCAAAAGGTTTGAAAATTTCAGAAGGTACGGTTGATATTCATCATGCAGGTACCGCCATGCGTTTTTTAACCGGATATTTTGCATCACAGGCAGGTAAGGAAGTAGTGCTTACCGGTTCTAAAAGAATGACGGAGCGACCCATAGAAATCTTGGTAGATGCCTTAAAAACCTTGGGAGCGGAAATATCTTATGTTCAAGATGAGGGGTATCCTCCCATAAAAATTAAAGGACAGCATATTATAAAAGATAAAGTGAGTTTGCCGGCAAATGTAAGTAGCCAATATATTTCTTCGTTATTGTTGATTGCTCCAAGTTTGGAGAACGGACTTCAATTAGAGTTAATCGGTAAAATTACCTCGGTACCGTATATAAAAATGACCTTGGCATTGTTAGAGGAAATTGGAGTGGAAACTTCTTTTGAGGGTAATCTTATTAAAGTGTCGCCAAAGGCAAAAGTAGCACCAACGACATTGGTGGTAGAATCAGATTGGAGTTCTGCCTCATATTTTTATGGTATTTGTGCACTGGCAGCACCAGGAACGCAAATTACTTTATCGGCATATAAAAAAGAAAGTCTTCAAGGAGATAGCGTACTTGCTAGTATTTATACTTCATTTGGTGTGGAGACTACTTTTGGCAATAATACGGTTACCTTAAAGAAGACCGACAAAAAGATAGAAGCTAAGAATGAGTTTGATCTGGCAAATGCTCCAGATATAGCCCAAACAATTGCGGTTACCTGCTTTGGTTTGGGGGTAGGTTGTTATTTAACCGGACTGCACACGTTAAAGATCAAAGAAACGGATCGTTTAGAGGCTTTGCATACAGAACTGTCTAAATTAGGGGCAAACATATCCGTAACGGATAAAACCTTGACCATAATACCATCTGTAGGTATTCTGGAAGATATTGCTATAGATACATATAATGATCATAGAATGGCAATGGCTTTTGCTCCTTTGGCCATGAAAACTACACTTATTGTTAATGATGCAGAGGTGGTATCTAAGTCATATCCAGATTTTTGGAACGACCTAAAACAATTGGATTTCGGTATAAGGGAATTATAATTAAGGATTTACTTGACAAGGCCTATCTGCAGATTGTATATTTGCAGCCGCAATTTGCTACATTAAATATAATAGCTACATGAAATTATCAAATTTTAATTTTGAGCTTCCTAAAGAATTATTGGCGGAGCATCCATCTGAAAATAGAGATGAGTCTAAGTTAATGGTCATCCACAGAGATACCGGAAAAATTGAACACAAAATGTTCAAGGACATGATCGACTATTTTGATGAAGGTGATGTCATGGTTCTTAACAATACAAAAGTATTTCCTGCCCGTTTGTACGGTAACAAGGAAAAAACAGGAGCTCGTATTGAGGTTTTTCTTTTACGTGAGTTAAACGAAGAGCAACGCCTTTGGGATGTTCTTGTAGATCCTGCACGTAAAATACGTATTGGTAACAAACTATATTTTGGTGATGATGAAACCTTGGTAGCGGAAGTTATTGATAATACTACTTCTAGAGGTAGAACGTTACGTTTTTTATATGATGGTGCTTACCTTGATTTCAGAAGAAAATTAAGGGAATTAGGAGAAACTCCGTTACCAAAATATATAAAGAGAGATGTTGAGCCAGAAGATGAAAATCGTTACCAAACGATCTATGCTAAGCATGAAGGTGCTGTGGCGGCTCCAACTGCTGGTTTGCACTTTTCTAAACATTTGTTGAAGCGTTTAGAAATTAAGGGTGTAGATTTTGCTGAGTTGACTTTGCACGTAGGTTTAGGTACATTCAACCCAGTTGAGGTAGAAGATCTTTCTAAGCATAAAATGGATAGTGAGGAAATGTTCATTGATGAAAAAGCTGCAGAGATAGTAAACAATGCAAAAGCGAAAAAACGTCGTATTTGTGCAGTAGGTACTACGGCAATGCGTGGCTTGGAAAGTGCAGTGTCGTCTAAGCAGACATTGAATACCTATGAGGGTTGGACAAATAAGTTCATATTCCCTCCATATGATTTTAGTATTGCAAATGCCATGATTACAAACTTCCATTTGCCAAAATCAACATTGTTGATGATGGTATCTGCATTTATGGGTCATGATCTAATGAACAAAGCATATAAAGAAGCAATATTGGAAAGCTATAAGTTCTACTCTTATGGTGATGCCATGTTGATCATATAAGTTGATATAATCCTTTTTAAAAAGGAAAATTTTTTAATCCCGCTTTATCTACATATTGACAAAGCGGGATTTTTATCACCAGTAATACCTACCTTTAATAGATGGAAGAAATAAAGAAAAAAGATATCCGGGCACTAACGAGAGAGCAGCTAAGGGAGTTCTTTGTTTCTAATGGTGACAAAGCTTTTCGTGGCAACCAGGTCTACGAGTGGTTATGGCAAAAAGCTGCGTATTCTTTTGATGTAATGACCAATTTATCAAAAGAAACCAGGGAAATGCTAGAAGCCAATTTTGTCATTAACCATATTAAGGTAGATCAAATGCAGCGCAGTAGTGACGGTACTATAAAAAATGCGGTGCGTTTGCATGACGATTTAATTGTAGAGTCCGTTTTAATACCTACAAAATCAAGAACAACTGCTTGTGTGTCCAGTCAAGTAGGGTGTAGTTTAGATTGTAGGTTCTGTGCAACGGCACGTTTAAAACGAATGCGAAATTTAAACCCCGATGAAATATATGATCAGGTTGTCGCTATTGATAATGAAAGCAGATTGTATTTTGACAGACCTTTAAGCAATATTGTTTTTATGGGCATGGGAGAGCCTTTAATGAACTACAATAACGTATTAAAGGCTATTGATAAAATCACCTCTTCAGACGGGCTGGGCATGTCTCCAAAGAGAATTACGGTCTCCACCTCTGGTGTGCCTAAATTGATCCGAAAAATGGCCGATGACGAAGTTAAATTTAAATTGGCGGTTTCTTTACATTCAGCTGTTGATGAAATTCGTACGTCAATAATGCCCTTTAACGCTAAGTTTACCTTGAGCGATTTAAGGGAGTCTCTACAGTACTGGTACCAAAAGACAAAAAGTAGAATTACGTATGAGTATGTGGTTTGGGAAGGCATAAACGATACTCAAAAAGATGTAGATGCGTTAGTGGAGTTTTGCCGTTTTGCACCTTCTAAAGTAAATCTTATAGAATACAACCCTATTGATGACGGTGAATTTAAGCAAGCATCTAATGCAGCAATAGATCGCTATGTAAATTCATTGGAGCGTAATAATATCACCGTAACCGTTCGTCGTTCTAGAGGAAAGGATATTGATGCCGCATGTGGGCAATTGGCGAATAAAAGTTAGAAGTACAAAGTGGAAAGCACTAAGTATTAAGTTAGAAGAGAGAAAATAGAGTATAGAAAATAGACTTGTTAGAAGATAAATTATTTAGCACAGCTAAGCTTTAGAAATGAAAGGTATTAAGTAATACGAATTACTAGAGCAATTGCTAATATAATATCTTAGTACTTTATACTTTATACTTAATACTAAAAACGCAAAGCGTTATAGCCAACAACCAACCTTAAAATTCTTTCCGGCTACTGTTATTTCATAGCTTTTGCCTAATTTTGATGTTCTAATGAAGATCGCCTGAAAATTGTAGCACAAATAAAGGAACCTGTCTATCAGGAAATGGAGTTGTTTGAGTCTAAGTTTAGAGATTCAATGACATCTAAGGTTGCATTACTCAATAGAATTACCCATTACATCGTAAATAGAAAAGGGAAGCAAATGCGCCCTATGTTCGTATTTTTAACGGCAAAGCTGTTAAATAATGGCGAAGTAAATGAGCGTACCTATCGTGGTGCATCGGTAATCGAGTTGATACATACGGCTACATTGGTGCATGATGATGTAGTAGATGAGAGTAATAAACGACGGGGCTTCTTCTCTATAAACGCCCTGTGGAAAAATAAGATTGCCGTTTTAGTGGGAGACTACCTGCTTTCAAAAGGCTTGTTGCTTTCTATTGATAATGGAGATTTTGATCTGCTAAAAATAATCTCCGTTGCCGTTCGTGAAATGAGTGAGGGCGAGTTGCTGCAGATAGAAAAAGCTAGACGCTTAGATATTACCGAAGAGGTGTATTATGATATCATTAGGCAAAAGACCGCCACGTTAATAGCGGCATGTTGTTCGTTGGGTGCATGTTCTGTAAAGCCCGAAAGCATAGATGTGGAAACGTTTAGAAAATTTGGGGAGTTGTGTGGTATGGCCTTCCAGATTAAAGATGACCTTTTTGATTATGGTGGTCAAAAAATAGGTAAGCCAACCGGTATAGATATCAAAGAACAGAAAATGACCTTGCCTTTGATCTACGCGCTTAACCATTGTTCTAAAAAAGAGAAAAGTTGGGTAATCAATTCCATCAAAAATCATAATAAGGACAAAAAGCGGGTAAAGGAGGTCATAGCCTTTGTAAAGGAAAAAGGTGGCTTGGATTATGCGGTAAGTAAAATGCTACAGTATAGAAATGAAGCCCTCGAGCTTTTGGACACCTACCCAGAATCCGATTATAAAAGTGCTTTGCAGCTCATGGTCAACTATGTGGTTGATCGTAAAAAGTAATTTTTTTACAAATCAAACAACTGGTAATCAGTATATTGGAAAATAATTTTGAATTTTTTTATTTTTCAGGCAACTATATTTCATTCTTCGGCGTCTATGCTAATAGAAGACCAAACCAATATTTTGAAAATTATACCTTTTTATAAAAACGAGAGCCAACTCATAAAAAAAGCGTCATCGGGCAACCGCGATGCGCAAGAGCGTTTGTATAAAAAGCATGCGCCAAAAATGTTAAGCGTTTGTCGTCAGTATATAAAAGATGTTCATTTTGCGGAAGATGTAATGGTGCAGGGTTTTTTAAAAATGTTCAATAAGTTAGATACGTTTAAGTTTGAAGGTAGTTTTGAAGGGTGGTTACGTAGGATTATGGTCAGGGAAAGCATATCCTATTTAAGAAAACAACAATTTGTCGTGTATGATGATGAGGTGTACGAGAAAAATCAGTCGGAAGAGATTTCGCAGAGTACTGATTTAGATACAGAGCATATTCAACAATTGATAGACAAGTTGCCCCAAGGTTATAAAATGGTCTTTGTATTGTATACCGTAGATGGGTATAAGCATAAAGAAATTGCAGAAATGCTATCGATTACCGAGAGCACTTCAAAAACACAATTATTAAAAGCCCGAAAATTGCTTCAAGATCAATTAAGGCAACAAAATATTATAGGGTATGGAAACCGATAAATTTGAAAAACATATTAAGAACAAGTTACAAGAGCGCGAAATTCAGCCATCGGCGAATGCATGGTCCAAAATTGCATCAGAATTAAATGATGATGATGCTAAAAAGAAACCCGTATATCTATGGATGGGTATTGCGGCAAGTGTTGTTGTGTTGATCGGTATTGCAATGTTTTACTTTAATGGCAATACTACAGCTACCAAAATGCCAACAGAAATTGTAGACATTGAGAAAGAGCATACATTAAAAGAAGTTCCTGTAAAAGATGTTTTGCCTGTAGGTAAAGAGGAAGTAGAGGTGGTTGCACATTCGGAAACTGAAACCAGCATTGAGAAGGTGGTTGAGGAAGAAAATATACTAATTAAAGAACAAGAGCCTTTAGTATTAAAAGATGAAATTGAAGTTGCGGTAAACCAAGTACCTACTAGTACATCTGTTGAAAAATTAGTGGTGACCGATGATATTATAAATTCTAAAGTGGCCGATGTTATTGCACAAGTAACCGTTCTGGAGCAAAACAGTACAGTGACAGATGCCGAGGTAGATTCATTATTGAAACGTGCCCAAGATGAAATTTTAAGAGATAAAATATTTAATAAAGATAAATCTGTTGATGCTATGGCTTTGTTGACAGAGGTTGAAGATGAACTTGATCAATCCTTCCGAGACCAAATTTTTGATTCCCTAAAAGCCGGTTTTATAAAAGTGCGTACTGCTGTAGCAGACCGCAATAATTAATCAATCACAAATCGTTTTTCCTTATCTCTATAAAATACTATGGGGACAGGGAGCGGAGTTTATTCATCAAAAAAAATCAAAATAGAAATGAGAACAATTACCATGTATTTAGTAGCCATTTTGACACTTTTATTAATGCAAAGTGTAGTGGCTCAAGATAATTATATAGAAAAAGTAGAAATTTTAAAAGAGCAAAAGCTTAGTATAACTAGACAAGAAAAGGAAGCCTTAAAATTCGAAATTGCTGAAATAGTTAAACAATTGGAAAATGGTGAAATTACTGAAGAAGAGTCCAATGCCTTAAAGATGAAGGCTGCAGAAAAAAGAGCACTTAATATAGAGGAGAGAATCGCTATTATCGATAATAAAATATCCCTTTTGGAAAGAAATAACGGCGAGGTCAAAGAATTGGATACCTTAAATTATAAGTTCGCTTTTGAACTGGGAATAGGGGATGATGATGACAAAATATTTGGAATACGTATCAATGAAAATAGGCATAGAAAAGAACCGGTCTATGATAGAAGAACCTATTCTGATATTGTTTTGGCCGTTGGTTTAAATAATGCAATTATAGAAGGGCGGTCCTTAAATGATTCTCCTTATAAAATTGGTGGAAGTAGATTTTTTGAAATGGGATGGCAATGGCGCACCAGGGTGTTTAAGAATACAAATTTCCTAAGGTTCAACTATGGGTTTTCATTTCAATTTAATGGCTTAAAACCAAAGGATAATCAGTACTTGGTGTCATTGGATAACGGTCAGTCTGAGCTTCAAGAATTTGAATATGATTTGGATAAATCGAAATTTAGAATGGATAATTTAGTATTTCCTATGCATTTTGAATTTGGTCCGTCAAAGCTAACTACCACAGATAAGACCATGCGGTACTCGTTGCATAATAAATTTAGAGTTGGTTTGGGCGGTTATGCAGGGTTCAATTTAGGAACGCGTCAAAAATTAAAATATACCATTGATGGCGAAAAGGTAAAAGACAAATTAAAGCGTAGTTATAATACCAATGATCTTGTGTATGGTTTAAGTGCCTATGCGGGTGTAGATGGGGTGCTATTATATGTAAAGTATGATCTTAATCCCATATTCAAAGATGCGGCGGTAGATCAACGTAACATCTCTCTAGGTCTTAGGTTCGATCTTTAATTAAGAAATTCATCAATCAAATTAGCTGTAGTACTCCAATTTAAAAAGGGTGCTACAGCTTTTTTAATTCTCTAGATCGGCTTTCATTTCTTCGGTGAACTCGTGCTCATAATATCCACGTTTGCAGTGGCTACATTCTACGGTAGTGGTACTGGAAATTTTAAAAAGCTTGATCCAAAATATATGGAAGTAATTCTTTTGGGTAAACGCTGTTAACGTTCCTTTTTGTTGGCAATAAGGACAAGTGCTATGAAAAAGATTTTTAGTTACCGGCTTTCCTGGTCTGGTGCCAAAGAATAGAATCATTTTGCTATTTTTGATGTTCTAATTTACGTAAAATTATTTCCAGCTTTTAGCAAGATTTTCATGATAGCAAAAACAACCATAGATCAAGTTTACGAAACTGCTCGCCTAGAGGAGGTTATTGGTGATTTTGTACAGTTAAAGAAATCGGGTTCCAACTTTAAAGGCTTAAGTCCGTTTAGTGATGAGCGTACACCTAGCTTTATGGTATCTCCCGTAAAGCAAATTTGGAAAGACTTTAGTAGCGGTAAAGGCGGTAATGTAGTTGCTTTTTTAATGGAGCATGAACATTTTACCTATCCAGAGGCTATTAAGTACCTAGCTAAGAAATATAATATTGAGGTAGAAGAGACAGAACAATCCAGTGAGCAAAAAGAGCAGGCAAATGAGCGTGAAAGCATGTATTTGGTATCAGAATTTGCTCAAGGCCATTTTAAGGAAATGCTTTGGGAGAGCGAGCTAGGTAAGGCTATTGGGCTAACGTATTTTAAAGAACGTGGTTTTACAGATGAGACCATCAAAAAATTTGAATTAGGGTATTGTTTAGATCAATGGGACGGCTTTACAACGGCCGCATTGGATAAAGGATATAAGTTAGATTACCTGCAAAAAACCGGACTTACCATTGTAAAGGATGATCCCAACAACCCAAACGGTGCTAGAAAATTTGATCGATTCAAGGGCAGGGTCATGTTTCCTATACATTCCTTAAGTGGACGTGTTTTAGGTTTTGGTGGGCGTATTTTAACGAACGATAAAAAAGCGGCCAAATACCTGAATTCGCCCGAAAGTGACATCTATCATAAGAGTAAGGTGTTGTATGGTATTTATTATGCCAAGCAAGCCATAGCAAAAGAAGATAATTGCTTTTTGGTAGAAGGATATACGGATGTTATTCAATTTGCACAACGAGGCATAGAGAATGTGGTGTCTTCTAGTGGTACGGCTTTAACGCCAGAGCAGATCAGGCTCATAAATAGGTTGACCAAGAATATTACGGTATTGTTTGATGGCGATGCGGCTGGTCTACGAGCATCGTTAAGGGGTATTGACCTTATTTTGGAGCAGGGTATGAACGTAAGGGTCTGTACGTTTCCAGAAGGTGAAGACCCGGATAGCTTTGCAAAGAATAATGAGTTAGATGATGTGTTGGCTTACTTAAGTGATAATGCCAAAGATTTTATTCAGTTCAAGGCATCGCTTTTGGTAAAGGAAGCGGATAATGATCCTATTAAAAGAGCAGATACTGTTAGGGATATTGTAAACAGTATTTCCAAGATTCCGGATCGCATTCAAAAGGAAATATATATTCAAGAGTGTGCACAGATCATGAATATCTCAGAAGCTGTCTTGTTCAATACCTTGGCGCAGATAGATAAAAAGGGAGAGAAAGATTTTAAGAAGCAGCAGAAAGAAGAGCCTAAGGCTTTTGATGTAGTACGCAATACAGATGAGCAAAAACCGGAAAAAGTTGATGTGCAGTATGTATTAGAGCGCAAAATTATAGAGTCCCTAATGTTGTACGGTAGCAATATAGAAGAGTTTGAAGACTTGGTGTTAAAGGAAAACGACGCCGGAGACTTGGAATTGGAGCCAGAATCAATGGAAATCAAGGTGTACGAGAAAATATATCTAGATCTACAAGAAGATGAAATAGAGTTGGCCAATGAAGATTTTAGAAAGATGTATGGCAAATTGATCGAAGCCTTGAATGAAGAGGGCGATTTTTCGATCACCACTTTTGTTAACGGATTAGATCAAGAAATGGCAAATCAAATATCTTCAATTTTAATGGAAGAAGAGCGTTATGCCCTGCATAACTGGGAGCGCAAAGATATTTATCCAAAAAAGAAAGAAATAGGGGTGTCTCAATTGGTGAGTGAAACTATTTTGACCTTGCGCTGTTTTTTGATCAAAAAGAGGATGACGGCCTTGCAGCATACTAC
It encodes the following:
- the rlmN gene encoding 23S rRNA (adenine(2503)-C(2))-methyltransferase RlmN, with amino-acid sequence MEEIKKKDIRALTREQLREFFVSNGDKAFRGNQVYEWLWQKAAYSFDVMTNLSKETREMLEANFVINHIKVDQMQRSSDGTIKNAVRLHDDLIVESVLIPTKSRTTACVSSQVGCSLDCRFCATARLKRMRNLNPDEIYDQVVAIDNESRLYFDRPLSNIVFMGMGEPLMNYNNVLKAIDKITSSDGLGMSPKRITVSTSGVPKLIRKMADDEVKFKLAVSLHSAVDEIRTSIMPFNAKFTLSDLRESLQYWYQKTKSRITYEYVVWEGINDTQKDVDALVEFCRFAPSKVNLIEYNPIDDGEFKQASNAAIDRYVNSLERNNITVTVRRSRGKDIDAACGQLANKS
- a CDS encoding zinc-ribbon domain-containing protein translates to MILFFGTRPGKPVTKNLFHSTCPYCQQKGTLTAFTQKNYFHIFWIKLFKISSTTTVECSHCKRGYYEHEFTEEMKADLEN
- a CDS encoding polyprenyl synthetase family protein, which gives rise to MKIVAQIKEPVYQEMELFESKFRDSMTSKVALLNRITHYIVNRKGKQMRPMFVFLTAKLLNNGEVNERTYRGASVIELIHTATLVHDDVVDESNKRRGFFSINALWKNKIAVLVGDYLLSKGLLLSIDNGDFDLLKIISVAVREMSEGELLQIEKARRLDITEEVYYDIIRQKTATLIAACCSLGACSVKPESIDVETFRKFGELCGMAFQIKDDLFDYGGQKIGKPTGIDIKEQKMTLPLIYALNHCSKKEKSWVINSIKNHNKDKKRVKEVIAFVKEKGGLDYAVSKMLQYRNEALELLDTYPESDYKSALQLMVNYVVDRKK
- the dnaG gene encoding DNA primase: MIAKTTIDQVYETARLEEVIGDFVQLKKSGSNFKGLSPFSDERTPSFMVSPVKQIWKDFSSGKGGNVVAFLMEHEHFTYPEAIKYLAKKYNIEVEETEQSSEQKEQANERESMYLVSEFAQGHFKEMLWESELGKAIGLTYFKERGFTDETIKKFELGYCLDQWDGFTTAALDKGYKLDYLQKTGLTIVKDDPNNPNGARKFDRFKGRVMFPIHSLSGRVLGFGGRILTNDKKAAKYLNSPESDIYHKSKVLYGIYYAKQAIAKEDNCFLVEGYTDVIQFAQRGIENVVSSSGTALTPEQIRLINRLTKNITVLFDGDAAGLRASLRGIDLILEQGMNVRVCTFPEGEDPDSFAKNNELDDVLAYLSDNAKDFIQFKASLLVKEADNDPIKRADTVRDIVNSISKIPDRIQKEIYIQECAQIMNISEAVLFNTLAQIDKKGEKDFKKQQKEEPKAFDVVRNTDEQKPEKVDVQYVLERKIIESLMLYGSNIEEFEDLVLKENDAGDLELEPESMEIKVYEKIYLDLQEDEIELANEDFRKMYGKLIEALNEEGDFSITTFVNGLDQEMANQISSILMEEERYALHNWERKDIYPKKKEIGVSQLVSETILTLRCFLIKKRMTALQHTTEQADKDNREALEEIMNYIQLNKLLNQKLNRVLS
- a CDS encoding RNA polymerase sigma factor is translated as MKIIPFYKNESQLIKKASSGNRDAQERLYKKHAPKMLSVCRQYIKDVHFAEDVMVQGFLKMFNKLDTFKFEGSFEGWLRRIMVRESISYLRKQQFVVYDDEVYEKNQSEEISQSTDLDTEHIQQLIDKLPQGYKMVFVLYTVDGYKHKEIAEMLSITESTSKTQLLKARKLLQDQLRQQNIIGYGNR